The following proteins come from a genomic window of Ornithinimicrobium cryptoxanthini:
- a CDS encoding S8 family serine peptidase, whose protein sequence is MTTGAAALALAITTVSSGGAFADGSDSELTPLEQPGAPASQSKFQDGTLQGVEQTPSAYFVQLRANPAIKGGSTAAVQSQADTFLAHAESVGADLQVRETYQSVWSGISVSGSRADVERAAGSRDVVAVFPVYQLEVPDVPAAGMQPQMAFAKGMTGVDEAHDMGYTGDGMRIGIIDTGVDIDHPDFGGSGTPTDGLHQDWRTAQVRFGYDLVGDAYDASNPETDHPVGDGNPDDCQGHGTHVAGIAAGNGDETSGGVVGVAPDALIGAYRVFGCNGSTNTDIMLSAMELAYEDGMDVVNMSLGIGWSSWKQYPSAQASDSMVDAGIVVVNSIGNEGASGTFSAGAPGVSDKAIGVASYDNIQMTVNSVTISPDDTPVGYVNATGAAPTPTEGTTVLSTLGAPGSAEARACVPVTADLTGTTVLIERGAHADYPDCDASFYNKALQGQEAGAEAVIIYNNVPGLINPTVEPPTPADPAITIPVIFIQQADGVMISDRVAAGETTLTWTDERTTIPTPTAGLISSFSSYGMTAELELKPDLGAPGGHILSTYPLEQGGYASLGGTSMSSPHVAGTAALLLQARPELSTEQIRTVLQNSADPAVWSLNPGIGLLDSVHRQGAGMVDIDDAILSSAIVSPGKLSLGETDAGPVTRTIAITNTSDAEISYALANNDATIATDGIDYTPGYWGAAVGVAAPATVTVAPGATQVFDVTFTGPAMDPAMQVGLQYGGYLEFEPTGGTAGDILRVPYAGYAGDYQDRPVLMDGPYAFTMPVLGVHLGGGSYDVFPETGTGDEPVYTLVGEDDPVILAEFGHQARQVELTAYQATADGSQGAEVGVVYTEDYLRRSEAPGDFLAFAWDGTFEGETVADGKYLLEMTITKAQAFNDTGAAATETYLSEPFTIDDAQTAPTAPEVTRYDGYDRYSTAAKISAQNYDAGVDTVYIATGDTFPDALAGAARAGSEGAPVLLVKSSSIPAATQFELDRLQPGSIVIFGGDTTVTGAVESLLRDYTDGTVSRMAGINRFETAAAISADLAPGVDTVFIANGYDFPDALTGAARAGTVDAPVLLTRTGSLPAATRAELDRLNPDTVVILGGPNSVSGTVQTQLATYGDVERRAGANRYDTAVEVSSDFSAGLDTVFVATGENFPDALTGAALAGHVHSPVLLVKPNSIPASVVTELKRLGAGEIQILGGHSSVSQAVEDQLMALTYP, encoded by the coding sequence ATGACGACTGGGGCGGCGGCGCTTGCGCTCGCCATCACCACAGTCAGCAGCGGCGGAGCCTTCGCGGACGGGTCCGACTCCGAACTGACACCACTTGAGCAGCCCGGTGCCCCCGCGAGCCAGTCCAAGTTCCAGGACGGCACTCTGCAGGGGGTCGAGCAGACCCCCTCGGCCTACTTCGTCCAACTCCGCGCCAACCCCGCGATCAAGGGCGGCTCCACCGCCGCGGTCCAGAGCCAGGCAGACACCTTCCTGGCGCACGCCGAGTCGGTCGGAGCCGACCTGCAGGTGCGGGAGACCTATCAGTCAGTCTGGAGCGGCATCTCTGTCTCCGGCTCACGCGCCGACGTCGAGCGCGCCGCCGGCTCACGCGACGTCGTCGCGGTGTTCCCGGTCTATCAGCTCGAGGTCCCTGACGTCCCCGCCGCGGGCATGCAGCCCCAGATGGCCTTCGCCAAGGGCATGACCGGCGTCGACGAGGCACACGACATGGGCTACACCGGCGACGGGATGCGGATCGGCATCATCGACACCGGTGTCGACATCGACCACCCCGACTTCGGCGGTTCGGGCACTCCCACCGACGGCCTCCACCAGGACTGGCGCACAGCCCAGGTCCGGTTCGGATATGACCTGGTAGGCGATGCCTATGACGCGTCCAACCCTGAGACCGACCACCCGGTCGGTGACGGCAACCCGGACGACTGCCAGGGACACGGCACCCACGTGGCCGGCATCGCAGCCGGCAACGGCGACGAGACGTCAGGTGGCGTCGTCGGGGTCGCCCCGGACGCCCTGATCGGCGCCTACCGCGTCTTCGGCTGCAACGGCTCGACCAACACCGACATCATGCTCTCGGCGATGGAGCTCGCCTACGAGGACGGCATGGACGTGGTCAACATGTCCCTCGGGATCGGCTGGTCGTCCTGGAAGCAGTACCCCAGCGCACAGGCGTCCGACTCGATGGTCGACGCCGGCATCGTCGTCGTGAACTCCATCGGCAACGAGGGCGCCAGCGGCACCTTCTCGGCCGGCGCCCCCGGCGTGTCCGACAAGGCCATCGGTGTGGCCTCCTACGACAACATCCAGATGACCGTCAACTCGGTCACCATCAGCCCGGACGACACCCCGGTCGGCTACGTCAACGCCACCGGTGCCGCCCCGACGCCGACGGAAGGCACCACGGTGCTCTCCACGCTCGGTGCCCCCGGCAGCGCCGAGGCGCGGGCCTGCGTGCCCGTCACCGCCGACCTCACCGGCACCACGGTCCTGATCGAGCGCGGCGCCCATGCCGACTACCCCGACTGTGACGCCTCGTTCTACAACAAGGCGTTGCAGGGCCAGGAGGCTGGCGCGGAGGCCGTGATCATCTACAACAACGTCCCCGGCCTGATCAACCCGACGGTCGAGCCCCCGACGCCGGCGGACCCGGCCATCACCATCCCGGTCATCTTCATCCAGCAGGCTGACGGCGTCATGATCAGCGACCGCGTCGCGGCCGGTGAGACGACCCTGACCTGGACCGACGAGCGGACCACCATCCCGACGCCGACCGCAGGGCTGATCTCCTCGTTCAGCTCCTACGGCATGACCGCCGAGCTGGAGCTCAAGCCGGACCTGGGTGCACCCGGTGGCCACATCTTGTCCACCTACCCGCTGGAGCAGGGCGGCTACGCCTCCCTGGGCGGCACCTCGATGTCGTCCCCGCACGTGGCCGGCACTGCTGCTCTGCTGCTGCAGGCCCGCCCCGAGCTCAGCACCGAGCAGATCCGCACGGTGCTGCAGAACAGCGCCGACCCGGCCGTCTGGTCGCTCAACCCAGGGATCGGTCTCCTGGACTCCGTGCACCGTCAGGGTGCCGGCATGGTCGACATCGACGATGCCATCCTCTCCTCGGCCATCGTCTCCCCCGGCAAGCTCTCGCTGGGTGAGACTGACGCCGGTCCGGTGACCCGCACGATCGCGATCACCAACACCAGCGACGCTGAGATCAGTTATGCCCTCGCCAACAATGACGCCACCATCGCCACCGACGGGATCGACTACACCCCCGGCTACTGGGGCGCGGCTGTGGGCGTCGCTGCACCGGCGACGGTGACTGTCGCACCGGGCGCCACGCAGGTCTTCGACGTGACGTTTACCGGCCCGGCGATGGACCCCGCGATGCAGGTCGGCCTGCAGTATGGCGGCTACCTCGAGTTCGAGCCCACCGGCGGGACCGCTGGTGACATCCTGCGGGTTCCCTATGCCGGTTATGCCGGTGACTACCAGGACCGCCCGGTCCTGATGGACGGCCCGTATGCGTTCACCATGCCGGTCCTCGGCGTGCATCTCGGTGGAGGCAGCTACGACGTGTTCCCGGAGACCGGGACCGGCGACGAGCCCGTCTACACCCTGGTGGGCGAGGACGACCCCGTGATCCTGGCCGAGTTCGGGCACCAGGCACGACAGGTCGAGCTGACCGCCTACCAGGCCACCGCGGACGGTTCCCAGGGCGCCGAGGTCGGTGTCGTCTACACGGAGGACTACCTCCGTCGGAGCGAGGCACCGGGTGACTTCCTGGCGTTCGCGTGGGACGGCACGTTCGAGGGCGAGACGGTCGCTGACGGCAAGTACCTGCTGGAGATGACCATCACCAAGGCCCAGGCCTTCAACGACACCGGCGCAGCGGCCACGGAGACCTACCTCTCCGAGCCGTTCACCATCGATGACGCACAGACCGCTCCCACCGCCCCGGAGGTCACCCGTTACGACGGCTACGACCGCTACTCCACGGCGGCGAAGATCTCGGCGCAGAACTACGACGCCGGTGTCGACACGGTCTACATCGCCACGGGCGACACCTTCCCGGACGCGCTGGCTGGCGCCGCCCGAGCAGGGAGCGAGGGCGCACCGGTCCTGCTGGTGAAGTCCTCCTCGATCCCGGCCGCGACGCAGTTCGAGCTGGACCGGCTCCAGCCGGGCAGCATCGTGATCTTCGGTGGGGACACCACGGTCACCGGTGCTGTCGAGTCCCTGCTGCGGGACTACACCGACGGGACCGTCTCCCGGATGGCCGGCATCAACCGGTTCGAGACCGCAGCGGCGATCTCTGCCGATCTGGCTCCGGGCGTCGACACCGTCTTCATCGCGAACGGGTATGACTTCCCGGACGCGCTGACCGGTGCGGCACGCGCCGGCACGGTGGACGCTCCGGTCCTGCTCACCCGCACGGGCTCGCTGCCGGCAGCCACCCGCGCCGAGCTGGACCGGCTCAACCCGGACACGGTCGTCATCCTCGGCGGCCCGAACTCGGTGTCCGGCACGGTCCAGACCCAGCTGGCGACCTACGGAGACGTGGAGCGCAGGGCCGGGGCCAACCGTTATGACACCGCTGTCGAGGTCTCCTCGGACTTCTCCGCTGGTCTCGACACGGTGTTCGTGGCCACCGGGGAGAACTTCCCCGACGCGCTGACCGGCGCTGCCCTGGCCGGCCACGTGCACAGCCCCGTGCTGCTGGTGAAGCCCAACTCGATCCCGGCATCGGTGGTGACCGAGCTCAAGCGGCTCGGCGCTGGCGAGATCCAGATCCTGGGTGGTCACTCCTCCGTCTCGCAGGCGGTCGAGGACCAGCTGATGGCGCTGACCTACCCGTGA
- a CDS encoding DUF4126 domain-containing protein, which yields MLAALTGTGLSAAAGLNAYIPFLIVAVIARFTDFINLPTQFAWIESGWAIGAAAVLLLGEVVFDKIPVVDHINDAVGTFVRPATGGLIFAATQAAEDLEQGSSFMQDNPWVGVVLGIITAGIVHTGKAVTRPVVNASTMGIGAPLVSTAEDTASVGLSFVAIFFPIIVIFVLLLLLWGGFALWRSGRRRRRERESAVSAYYG from the coding sequence ATGCTCGCTGCACTCACCGGCACGGGACTGTCCGCTGCCGCCGGCCTCAACGCCTACATCCCGTTCCTGATCGTGGCGGTGATCGCCCGTTTCACGGACTTCATCAACCTGCCGACGCAGTTTGCCTGGATCGAGTCCGGCTGGGCGATCGGCGCCGCGGCGGTGCTGCTGCTGGGTGAGGTCGTCTTCGACAAGATCCCGGTGGTCGACCACATCAACGATGCGGTGGGCACCTTCGTCCGCCCCGCCACGGGCGGTCTGATCTTTGCCGCCACCCAGGCGGCGGAGGACCTGGAGCAGGGCTCCTCGTTCATGCAGGACAACCCGTGGGTCGGCGTCGTCCTCGGCATCATCACCGCCGGTATCGTGCACACCGGCAAGGCGGTGACCCGTCCTGTCGTCAACGCCAGCACGATGGGCATCGGGGCTCCCCTGGTCTCCACCGCCGAGGACACCGCCTCGGTCGGCCTGAGCTTCGTGGCAATCTTCTTCCCCATCATCGTGATCTTCGTGCTGCTCCTCCTGCTCTGGGGGGGCTTCGCTCTGTGGCGCAGCGGACGACGCCGACGACGAGAGCGAGAGAGCGCCGTGAGCGCCTACTACGGCTGA
- the rsmI gene encoding 16S rRNA (cytidine(1402)-2'-O)-methyltransferase, with the protein MPRERAALVLAATPIGDSRDASPRLLEELVGADVVAAEDTRRLRRLTDRLGVSVGGEVLSYHEHNEAARTPDLVARIAGGQRLLLVTDAGMPSVSDPGYRLVSACVAADLPVTCVPGPSAVLMALAVSGLPVDRFCFEGFLPRRTGERERALAQLASEPRTMVFFEAPHRLAATLTSMATVLGEDRPAAVCRELTKTYEEVRRGGLAELAEWAADGVRGEVTVVVSGLDPAAGPAVEAADVLPEILRRAAAGERLKDVCREVASRTGLSVKALYDAAVAARS; encoded by the coding sequence GTGCCGCGCGAGCGTGCGGCCCTGGTCCTGGCCGCCACACCCATCGGCGACTCCCGCGACGCCTCACCGCGCCTGCTCGAGGAGCTGGTGGGCGCCGACGTCGTCGCGGCCGAGGACACCCGGCGGCTGCGTCGGCTCACCGACCGGCTGGGCGTGAGCGTCGGGGGCGAGGTGCTCAGCTATCACGAGCACAACGAGGCCGCCCGCACCCCCGACCTTGTCGCGCGCATCGCCGGAGGTCAGCGACTGCTGCTGGTGACCGACGCGGGCATGCCGTCGGTGTCCGATCCTGGCTATCGCCTCGTCAGTGCGTGTGTGGCCGCTGACCTGCCGGTCACGTGTGTGCCAGGTCCGTCGGCGGTGCTGATGGCGCTGGCGGTCTCGGGTCTGCCGGTCGACCGGTTCTGCTTCGAAGGGTTCCTGCCGCGCAGGACGGGCGAGCGGGAGCGGGCGCTGGCGCAGCTGGCCAGCGAACCGCGCACGATGGTCTTCTTCGAGGCCCCCCACCGGCTGGCAGCGACCCTGACGTCCATGGCGACCGTGCTGGGTGAGGACCGGCCGGCGGCCGTCTGCCGCGAGCTCACCAAGACCTACGAGGAGGTCCGCCGCGGTGGGCTGGCGGAGCTGGCGGAGTGGGCGGCCGACGGGGTCCGGGGGGAGGTCACGGTGGTCGTCTCCGGGCTCGACCCGGCTGCTGGCCCTGCCGTCGAGGCCGCAGACGTGCTGCCGGAGATCCTGCGCCGGGCTGCTGCAGGAGAGCGGCTCAAGGACGTATGCCGCGAGGTCGCCAGCCGGACCGGCCTGTCTGTGAAGGCGCTCTACGACGCTGCGGTAGCCGCACGCAGCTGA
- a CDS encoding succinate dehydrogenase/fumarate reductase iron-sulfur subunit translates to MNLTLKIWRQSGPSDKGGMATYPIEGVSDDMSFLEMLDVLNEGLIAEGEEPVAFDSDCREGICGTCGVMINGEAHGPERTTTCQLHMRSFRDGDEIVIEPWRADAFPVIKDLVVDRGAFDRIIQSGGYISANTGSAPDAHATPVPKDQADRAFMAAECISCGACVAACPNGSASLFMGAKITHLGEFPQGQPERDARVQSMSAQHDAEGFGGCTNLGECTRACPKGIPLNVISQMNGDLLRSLRHGR, encoded by the coding sequence ATGAACCTCACTCTGAAGATCTGGCGGCAGAGCGGCCCGAGCGACAAGGGCGGCATGGCCACGTATCCCATCGAGGGCGTGTCCGACGACATGTCCTTCCTGGAGATGCTGGACGTCCTCAACGAGGGCCTCATCGCTGAGGGCGAGGAGCCGGTCGCCTTCGACAGCGACTGTCGCGAGGGCATCTGCGGCACGTGTGGCGTGATGATCAATGGTGAGGCCCACGGGCCGGAGCGGACCACCACGTGCCAGCTGCACATGCGCTCGTTCCGCGACGGTGACGAGATCGTGATCGAGCCCTGGCGCGCCGACGCGTTCCCTGTCATCAAGGACCTGGTCGTTGACCGCGGTGCGTTCGACCGGATCATCCAGTCGGGCGGCTACATCTCGGCCAACACCGGCTCGGCCCCCGACGCGCACGCCACCCCCGTCCCCAAGGACCAGGCCGACCGCGCCTTCATGGCCGCCGAGTGCATCAGCTGCGGTGCTTGTGTCGCCGCCTGCCCCAACGGCTCGGCGAGCCTTTTCATGGGTGCCAAGATCACCCACCTCGGCGAGTTCCCACAGGGACAGCCCGAGCGGGACGCGCGCGTGCAGTCGATGAGCGCGCAGCACGACGCGGAGGGCTTCGGCGGGTGCACCAACCTCGGGGAGTGCACGCGTGCCTGTCCCAAGGGCATCCCGCTCAACGTCATCTCGCAGATGAACGGCGACCTGCTGCGCTCCCTGCGGCACGGCCGCTGA
- a CDS encoding fumarate reductase/succinate dehydrogenase flavoprotein subunit has protein sequence MNAPLIEGLYREGEPIADSAAPDVPIDRMWTQRQFDAKLVNPANRRKLDVIIVGTGLAGASAGATLGEAGYNVKSFCYQDSPRRAHSIAAQGGINAAKNYKGDGDSIYRLFYDTTKGGDYRSRESNTYRLAEVSADIIDQCVAQGVPFAREYGGLLDNRSFGGVQVSRTFYARGQTGQQLLIGAYQALERQIGAGTVKMYSRHEMLELIVIDDGAGPRARGIIARDMVTGEIETHLADAVVLASGGYGNVYFLSTNAMGCNVTASWRAHRKGAYFANPCYTQIHPTCIPVSGDHQSKLTLMSESLRNDGRIWVPKRIEDCEKDPREIPTEDRDYYLERLYPAFGNLVPRDIASRQAKNMCDEGRGVGPKVGDFRRGVYLDFRDAIERLGEDAVRNKYGNLFDMYKQITGEDPYQVPMRIYPAVHYTMGGLWVDYDLQSSIPGLFVTGEANFSDHGANRLGASALMQGLADGYFVLPNTIRNYLADGPYEPIDPTHPAVIEAQDSVESRIQMLLGISGERSVDSFHKELGHIMWEYCGMERTEEGLRKAIDLIRSLREEFWRNVRVLGSADTLNQSLEKAGRVADFLELGELMCIDALHRRESCGGHFRAESQTEDGEALRNDDEFLYVGGWEWGGEGESPVLHKETLSYKFIELKQRSYK, from the coding sequence ATGAACGCACCCCTGATCGAGGGGCTCTACCGCGAGGGTGAGCCCATCGCCGACAGCGCGGCCCCTGACGTGCCGATCGACAGGATGTGGACCCAGCGGCAGTTCGACGCCAAGCTGGTCAACCCCGCCAACCGGCGCAAGCTCGACGTGATCATCGTGGGCACCGGCCTGGCCGGGGCCTCGGCGGGGGCGACCCTGGGGGAGGCCGGCTACAACGTCAAGTCGTTCTGCTATCAGGACAGCCCACGACGGGCGCACTCGATCGCCGCGCAGGGTGGCATCAACGCCGCCAAGAACTACAAGGGCGACGGTGACTCGATCTACCGGCTCTTCTATGACACGACCAAGGGTGGCGACTACCGCTCCCGCGAGAGCAACACCTACCGACTGGCCGAGGTCAGCGCGGACATCATCGACCAGTGCGTGGCCCAGGGCGTGCCGTTCGCGCGGGAGTACGGCGGCCTGCTGGACAACCGATCCTTCGGCGGTGTGCAGGTCTCGCGCACCTTCTATGCGCGCGGCCAGACGGGTCAGCAGCTGCTGATCGGTGCCTACCAGGCGCTGGAGCGCCAGATCGGTGCCGGCACGGTCAAGATGTACTCCCGCCACGAGATGCTGGAACTTATTGTCATCGACGACGGTGCTGGTCCTCGGGCCCGCGGCATCATCGCCCGCGACATGGTCACCGGCGAGATCGAGACCCACCTGGCCGACGCCGTCGTGCTGGCGTCCGGGGGCTACGGCAACGTCTACTTCCTGTCGACCAACGCGATGGGCTGCAACGTCACCGCCTCCTGGCGGGCGCACCGCAAGGGCGCCTACTTCGCCAACCCCTGCTACACGCAGATCCACCCGACCTGCATCCCGGTCAGCGGGGACCACCAGTCCAAGCTGACCCTGATGAGCGAGTCGTTGCGCAACGACGGGCGCATCTGGGTGCCCAAGCGCATCGAGGACTGCGAGAAGGACCCGCGCGAGATCCCCACCGAGGACCGCGACTACTACCTCGAGCGGCTCTATCCGGCCTTCGGCAACCTGGTGCCCCGCGACATCGCCTCCCGGCAGGCCAAGAACATGTGTGACGAGGGCCGCGGGGTCGGCCCCAAGGTCGGCGACTTCCGTCGTGGCGTCTACCTGGACTTCCGCGACGCGATCGAGCGGCTGGGCGAGGACGCGGTGCGGAACAAATACGGCAACCTCTTCGACATGTACAAGCAGATCACCGGCGAGGACCCCTACCAGGTGCCGATGCGGATCTATCCGGCCGTGCACTACACGATGGGCGGGCTCTGGGTCGACTACGACCTGCAGTCCAGCATCCCCGGCCTGTTCGTGACGGGCGAGGCGAACTTCTCCGACCACGGCGCCAACCGCCTGGGGGCCTCGGCGCTCATGCAGGGGCTCGCCGACGGCTACTTCGTGCTCCCCAACACCATCCGCAACTACCTGGCCGACGGCCCCTACGAGCCGATCGACCCCACGCACCCTGCCGTGATCGAGGCGCAGGACTCGGTCGAGAGCCGGATCCAGATGCTGCTCGGCATCAGCGGTGAGCGCTCGGTCGACTCCTTCCACAAAGAGCTCGGGCACATCATGTGGGAGTACTGCGGCATGGAGCGCACCGAGGAGGGCCTGCGCAAGGCGATCGACCTGATCCGATCGCTGCGGGAGGAGTTCTGGCGCAACGTGCGCGTCCTCGGCTCGGCCGACACGCTCAACCAGTCGTTGGAGAAGGCGGGGCGGGTCGCCGACTTCCTCGAGCTCGGTGAGCTTATGTGCATCGACGCGCTGCACCGGCGTGAGTCCTGTGGCGGACACTTCCGCGCCGAGAGCCAGACCGAGGACGGCGAGGCGCTGCGCAACGACGACGAGTTCCTTTATGTCGGCGGATGGGAGTGGGGCGGCGAGGGCGAGAGCCCGGTCCTGCACAAGGAAACACTGAGCTATAAGTTCATCGAGCTGAAGCAACGGAGTTACAAGTGA
- a CDS encoding succinate dehydrogenase cytochrome b subunit — MATSTISAGTRPRTSSIVLKTVMAVTGLIFLGFILAHMYGNLMIFGGEEQFNEYAHHLRTFGSPMLPEGGFLWVMRVTLLVSLVLHVASAVTLWRRAGSARTKGYYQRKGQWARFVKNSMRWGGVAIFIFVIFHLLHFTTHTINIGGSYDNPADRLVASFEQWWAVLIYLFAVVALGMHLLHGVWSAGMTLGLNTSLEAAERLRLAAILVASVVVVGFAAPPVAILLGLIP, encoded by the coding sequence GTGGCCACCTCAACGATTTCCGCAGGCACGCGGCCCAGGACCTCGAGCATCGTGCTCAAGACGGTGATGGCTGTCACCGGGCTGATCTTCCTTGGGTTCATCCTCGCGCACATGTATGGCAACCTGATGATCTTCGGGGGCGAGGAGCAGTTCAACGAGTATGCCCACCACCTGCGCACCTTCGGCTCCCCGATGCTGCCCGAGGGCGGGTTCCTCTGGGTGATGCGCGTGACGCTGCTGGTCAGCCTCGTGCTGCACGTCGCCTCGGCCGTCACCCTCTGGCGCCGCGCCGGCTCTGCCCGCACCAAGGGCTACTACCAGCGCAAGGGTCAGTGGGCCCGCTTCGTGAAGAACTCGATGCGCTGGGGTGGGGTCGCGATCTTCATCTTCGTGATCTTCCACCTGCTGCACTTCACGACGCACACCATCAACATCGGCGGCTCCTATGACAACCCGGCTGACCGGCTGGTCGCCAGCTTCGAGCAGTGGTGGGCCGTCCTCATCTACTTGTTCGCCGTGGTGGCCCTGGGCATGCACCTGCTGCACGGGGTGTGGTCCGCGGGGATGACGCTGGGCCTGAACACCAGCCTGGAGGCTGCCGAGCGGCTGCGACTGGCCGCCATCCTCGTGGCGTCCGTCGTCGTGGTCGGCTTTGCGGCGCCCCCAGTGGCCATCCTCCTCGGACTTATCCCATGA
- a CDS encoding dolichyl-phosphate-mannose--protein mannosyltransferase — protein MSAVTEPSGAPSRLRERLLGPAVSRRAAAWGWWGPLLVMAVGGVARFINLGHPTSLVFDETYYVKQGWSLIRFGTEMDIREGLEEPDELFTAGNPDVFGTTPDMVVHPPIGKWMIGAGEWLFGVENPFSWRFAAAVVGTLSILLIGRAAWRMFHNPLLATAAATLLAADGHHFVHSRTGLLDVFVMFWALAAFCLLLVDRDHGRARLAARVSALAPPPGSMSWGPGLGIRWWRVAAGVSLGLCIGTKWSGLFFLAAFGLMTVWWDIGARRAAGAQNWFRGSVVRDGIPAFLQLVPVALVTYLLSWSGWFLTDHGYKRQWAADHPATGLASLVPDPLRSLWSYHQEVMGFHVGLHNEHAWSSNPWSWIVQGRPTLFYSRWPKLGESGCEVNDCVTYIASLGNLLVWWGATAGLLVVAFMWLIGRDWRAGAALSGLIAGWLPWFMYQTRTIYSFYAVAFVPWLVLIVTYCLSLALGRADDPLVRRRWGAAIVIVYVTAAVALFIWYYPVYTAQTIPREQWSLRLWFDFWT, from the coding sequence ATGAGCGCCGTGACCGAACCGTCGGGGGCGCCTTCGCGCCTGCGCGAGCGGCTCCTCGGCCCGGCGGTCAGCAGGCGTGCGGCAGCCTGGGGGTGGTGGGGGCCGCTGCTCGTGATGGCCGTCGGGGGCGTGGCGCGCTTCATCAACCTCGGACACCCGACCTCGTTGGTCTTCGACGAGACCTACTACGTCAAGCAGGGTTGGTCGTTGATCCGGTTCGGCACCGAGATGGACATCAGGGAGGGGCTGGAAGAGCCCGACGAGCTCTTCACCGCGGGCAACCCAGATGTCTTCGGCACGACACCCGACATGGTGGTGCACCCGCCGATCGGCAAGTGGATGATCGGCGCGGGTGAGTGGCTCTTCGGCGTGGAGAACCCGTTCAGCTGGCGGTTCGCCGCCGCGGTGGTGGGCACCCTGTCGATCCTGCTGATCGGACGCGCGGCGTGGCGGATGTTCCACAACCCGCTCCTGGCGACGGCTGCCGCGACGCTGCTGGCCGCTGACGGCCACCACTTCGTGCACTCCCGGACCGGGCTGCTCGACGTGTTCGTGATGTTCTGGGCACTCGCGGCGTTCTGCCTCCTGCTCGTCGACCGGGACCATGGCCGGGCTCGTCTGGCCGCGCGGGTCAGCGCCCTGGCACCACCACCCGGGAGTATGTCGTGGGGCCCGGGGCTCGGGATCCGCTGGTGGCGCGTGGCCGCGGGCGTGAGCCTGGGGCTGTGCATCGGCACCAAGTGGTCGGGGCTGTTCTTCCTGGCCGCCTTCGGCCTGATGACGGTCTGGTGGGACATCGGTGCCCGTCGCGCTGCCGGGGCGCAGAACTGGTTCCGCGGCTCGGTCGTGCGCGACGGCATACCCGCCTTCCTGCAGCTGGTGCCGGTCGCCCTGGTGACCTACCTGCTCAGCTGGAGCGGATGGTTCCTGACCGACCACGGCTACAAGCGGCAGTGGGCCGCCGACCACCCGGCCACCGGCCTGGCCTCCCTGGTGCCGGACCCGCTGCGGTCGCTGTGGTCCTATCACCAAGAGGTCATGGGCTTCCACGTCGGCCTGCACAACGAGCACGCGTGGTCCTCCAACCCCTGGTCGTGGATCGTGCAGGGACGGCCGACACTGTTCTACTCCCGCTGGCCCAAGCTCGGGGAGAGCGGATGCGAGGTGAACGACTGCGTCACCTACATCGCCTCGCTGGGCAACCTGCTGGTCTGGTGGGGTGCCACGGCCGGGCTGCTCGTCGTCGCCTTCATGTGGCTCATCGGCCGGGACTGGCGCGCCGGTGCCGCGCTGTCCGGGCTGATCGCCGGGTGGCTGCCGTGGTTCATGTATCAGACCCGCACCATCTACAGCTTCTATGCGGTCGCCTTCGTGCCCTGGCTGGTCCTGATCGTCACCTACTGTCTCTCGCTGGCGCTCGGCCGCGCCGATGACCCGCTGGTGCGACGGCGCTGGGGCGCGGCGATCGTGATCGTCTATGTGACCGCGGCCGTGGCGCTGTTCATCTGGTACTACCCGGTCTATACGGCCCAGACGATCCCGCGCGAGCAGTGGAGCCTGCGCCTGTGGTTCGACTTCTGGACCTGA
- a CDS encoding GNAT family N-acetyltransferase, which produces MTPSDFVPDGFEPPRTLSRDRFRLEPLGPQHNDADLAAWMSSTEHIRSTPGYPDGSWPLPDGMTPERNLQDLTRHEADFAARKGFTFTVLDPGDGDVIGCVYLYPTTESGHDVSVQSWVRASHAGLDVPLADAVADWIRTDWPWQHPDRYGR; this is translated from the coding sequence ATGACCCCCAGCGACTTCGTGCCCGACGGCTTCGAGCCACCCCGCACGCTGAGCAGGGACCGCTTCCGTCTCGAGCCGCTCGGTCCGCAGCACAACGACGCCGACCTCGCCGCGTGGATGTCCAGCACCGAGCACATCCGGTCCACGCCTGGCTATCCGGACGGCAGCTGGCCGCTCCCGGACGGGATGACTCCCGAGCGGAACCTGCAGGACCTGACCCGCCACGAGGCGGATTTCGCGGCCCGCAAGGGGTTCACCTTCACGGTGCTTGACCCGGGCGATGGAGATGTCATCGGGTGCGTCTATCTCTATCCGACGACCGAGTCGGGCCACGACGTCAGCGTCCAGTCGTGGGTGCGCGCCAGTCACGCCGGTCTCGACGTCCCGCTCGCCGACGCGGTGGCCGACTGGATCAGGACCGACTGGCCGTGGCAGCACCCCGACCGCTACGGGCGCTGA